A stretch of Lacipirellulaceae bacterium DNA encodes these proteins:
- a CDS encoding DUF1549 and DUF1553 domain-containing protein yields the protein MLRGARHRCRNSPLFCVVLVTFILLESRASFAAEHWAFVPPKKHEVPAVQNETWVANPIDDFILAKLESQGLTPAYRAKKQVLARRLYYDVIGLPPTPEQLRTFSNDDRPDAYERLVNDLLASPHYGEKWARHWLDVVRYGESNSFERDAPKPYVWKYRDYVIRAFNEDRPYDQFVLEQLAGDQLAPPTTESITATGFYRLGTWDDEPADPLQAKYDDLDNILSTTSQAFLGLTIGCARCHDHKIDPIPQTDYYGMLAFFADVTPYALPDNRDPKLYSLRNLATDSVGISRQAFELKRNVVRKAKRQFEQTAIKKLTSADQVRTEGKGRAKVLKEKLPQVLSANELAQYQTMVSELQRLNKQISKLPKPEWVLSLAETISDPPPTHVMLRGNPHALGEQVEPHYPDVFGEAPSGLVTALEVPAAPRRRILAEWITHPDNMLASRVIVNRVWQHHFGRGIVRSSNNYGYFGTEPTHPELLDWLACWLVDNRWSLKKLHRLILTSNTYRMAYVENPTAAAADPENDLFWRFDMRRLTAEEIRDSVLAVSGQLNLKMYGPSIYPKLSAEVRATQSRPGADWGESSPREQARRSIYIHIKRSLIPPELAAFDFPETDTSCETRFNTTQAAQALNLLHSEFLQAQSAHFAKRVTSDAGKDQAEQVAYAFRLALQREPDEQTIQDGLSLMARYQSQHGLSEQAALQQFCLMVLNLNEFVFLD from the coding sequence ATGCTCAGGGGGGCTCGACATCGCTGCAGAAATTCGCCGCTTTTTTGCGTTGTACTAGTCACTTTCATTCTCCTGGAATCGCGAGCGAGTTTCGCCGCTGAGCATTGGGCCTTCGTACCGCCCAAGAAGCATGAGGTCCCTGCAGTTCAGAATGAAACTTGGGTCGCCAATCCAATTGATGACTTCATTCTGGCGAAGCTCGAAAGCCAAGGACTAACTCCCGCTTATCGAGCGAAAAAGCAAGTGCTCGCTCGGCGACTCTATTACGATGTGATCGGCCTCCCTCCGACGCCCGAGCAGTTGCGCACCTTTTCGAACGATGATCGCCCTGACGCGTATGAGCGTCTTGTCAATGACCTTCTCGCCTCGCCTCACTACGGAGAGAAATGGGCTCGGCATTGGTTGGATGTCGTCCGCTACGGCGAGAGTAACAGCTTCGAGCGCGATGCGCCCAAGCCGTATGTCTGGAAGTATCGAGACTACGTGATTCGTGCTTTCAACGAAGACAGACCTTACGATCAATTCGTCCTTGAGCAGCTTGCCGGTGATCAGCTTGCCCCCCCGACGACCGAAAGCATCACGGCAACCGGTTTCTATCGTCTAGGGACTTGGGACGACGAACCGGCTGACCCGTTGCAGGCGAAGTACGACGATCTCGACAATATTCTCTCGACTACGAGCCAGGCTTTCTTGGGGCTCACCATCGGATGCGCTCGCTGCCATGATCATAAGATCGATCCGATCCCTCAAACGGACTACTACGGCATGCTGGCGTTTTTTGCGGATGTTACTCCGTACGCTTTGCCCGACAACCGCGATCCCAAACTCTACAGTCTAAGGAATTTGGCGACCGACTCGGTCGGGATTTCGCGCCAGGCTTTTGAGCTGAAGCGAAACGTCGTCAGAAAGGCGAAGCGACAGTTTGAGCAAACGGCCATCAAGAAGTTGACGTCGGCCGATCAGGTTCGCACGGAAGGGAAGGGCAGGGCGAAAGTTCTGAAGGAAAAGCTTCCGCAAGTGCTGTCTGCCAACGAACTTGCCCAGTACCAAACGATGGTCAGCGAATTGCAGCGACTCAATAAGCAGATTAGCAAGCTACCCAAGCCGGAATGGGTGCTCTCGCTCGCGGAAACGATCTCCGATCCCCCGCCCACCCACGTCATGCTGCGTGGCAATCCACATGCGCTGGGCGAGCAGGTCGAGCCTCACTATCCAGACGTGTTCGGCGAAGCTCCGTCGGGGCTTGTCACGGCCTTGGAAGTGCCCGCAGCCCCACGACGGCGGATTCTTGCGGAATGGATAACTCACCCCGACAACATGTTGGCGAGTCGAGTGATCGTCAATCGTGTCTGGCAGCATCACTTTGGTCGGGGCATCGTGCGCAGCTCCAACAACTATGGTTATTTCGGAACGGAACCAACTCACCCGGAGCTGTTGGATTGGCTGGCCTGCTGGTTAGTCGACAACCGTTGGAGCTTAAAAAAGCTGCACCGCTTGATTCTCACCTCCAACACCTACCGGATGGCCTACGTCGAAAACCCGACCGCCGCGGCAGCCGATCCTGAGAACGATCTCTTCTGGCGATTCGACATGCGACGGCTGACTGCTGAGGAAATTCGCGATTCGGTGCTCGCTGTTTCCGGGCAATTGAATCTGAAAATGTACGGGCCGAGCATTTACCCGAAACTTTCAGCGGAAGTCCGTGCCACACAAAGCCGCCCCGGCGCGGACTGGGGCGAATCCTCCCCGCGCGAGCAGGCACGGCGAAGTATCTACATCCACATCAAACGCAGCCTTATCCCACCCGAATTGGCCGCGTTTGATTTCCCGGAAACCGACACAAGCTGTGAGACGCGTTTTAACACTACGCAGGCGGCTCAGGCGCTCAATCTGCTACATAGCGAATTCTTGCAGGCTCAGTCTGCTCATTTCGCGAAGCGAGTGACTAGTGACGCCGGTAAGGATCAGGCCGAACAAGTGGCTTACGCTTTTCGGCTTGCATTGCAACGCGAGCCCGACGAGCAGACGATTCAAGATGGCTTGTCGCTGATGGCACGCTACCAGAGTCAGCACGGTTTGAGCGAACAAGCAGCACTTCAGCAGTTCTGCCTGATGGTTTTGAACTTGAATGAGTTCGTATTTCTCGACTAA
- a CDS encoding GH1 family beta-glucosidase, whose product MIIEQSPSKVNFPSDFLWGAGTSAYQIEGSAKEEGRAASVWDTFCQTEGKIRYGETGDVACDHVKRFREDVALMKRIGLQAYRFSVSWSRVLPTGVGEVNEAGLAFYDRLVDALLEANIQPWITLFHWDYPQTLYEQGGWLNPKTVDWFAGYTRLVVERLSDRVRHWITLNEPQCFLHFGHGNGTNAPGNELPLADQLLAAHHSLLAHGRAVEVIRERAKSTPIVGWAPVGIAKFPADVKAATIEAAKRATMDVPDRTLWNNTWFNDPVFFGQYPDAGLQRYGKDVPKFTPSEMEAIAQPVDFLGLNIYTAQPVEVDDSGAARERPFAVGTPRSAFDWPVVEDSLYWGVRFHAERYQTPIIITENGMANIDWVAEDGKVHDPQRIDYTRRHLRHLSRAIEEGVDVRGYFHWSLLDNFEWAEGYGKRFGLVHVDFHSQKRTLKNSAYWYRNVIRSNGF is encoded by the coding sequence ATGATCATTGAGCAGTCGCCATCCAAAGTGAACTTTCCGAGCGACTTTCTCTGGGGAGCTGGGACCAGTGCCTATCAGATCGAAGGTTCGGCCAAAGAGGAGGGTAGGGCAGCGAGTGTCTGGGATACGTTCTGCCAAACTGAAGGCAAGATTCGCTATGGAGAGACTGGCGACGTGGCTTGCGATCACGTGAAGCGCTTTCGCGAAGATGTTGCCCTGATGAAGAGAATCGGTCTGCAGGCTTATCGTTTCTCGGTGAGCTGGTCGCGAGTGTTGCCCACGGGTGTTGGTGAAGTGAATGAAGCGGGTCTTGCGTTCTACGACAGGCTAGTCGACGCATTGCTGGAAGCAAATATTCAGCCGTGGATCACGCTTTTCCACTGGGACTACCCTCAGACGCTGTACGAGCAGGGAGGTTGGCTCAATCCCAAGACTGTTGACTGGTTCGCAGGCTATACGCGATTGGTTGTTGAACGGCTCTCGGATCGCGTTCGACATTGGATCACCCTGAACGAGCCGCAATGCTTCTTGCACTTTGGCCACGGCAACGGGACCAACGCACCTGGTAACGAATTGCCACTAGCGGATCAATTGCTGGCCGCCCATCACTCCTTGCTAGCGCATGGGCGAGCCGTCGAAGTGATACGCGAAAGAGCGAAGTCCACTCCGATAGTGGGCTGGGCACCGGTCGGCATTGCGAAATTCCCTGCAGACGTGAAGGCTGCCACGATCGAGGCTGCCAAGCGTGCGACGATGGATGTTCCTGATCGCACGCTTTGGAACAACACTTGGTTCAACGATCCGGTCTTTTTCGGGCAGTATCCCGACGCCGGACTGCAACGGTACGGCAAAGACGTGCCCAAATTTACGCCGAGCGAAATGGAGGCGATCGCTCAGCCGGTCGATTTTCTCGGGCTCAATATCTACACGGCACAACCGGTGGAGGTCGATGACTCAGGTGCGGCACGTGAGAGACCATTTGCGGTCGGAACGCCACGATCTGCTTTCGACTGGCCTGTTGTGGAAGACTCGTTGTACTGGGGCGTGAGATTCCATGCTGAGCGTTACCAGACGCCCATCATTATTACCGAAAACGGCATGGCGAATATCGATTGGGTCGCCGAGGATGGCAAAGTTCACGACCCACAACGCATCGACTACACCCGCCGGCACCTGCGGCACTTGAGTCGTGCAATCGAAGAGGGCGTCGACGTGCGAGGCTATTTTCACTGGTCACTATTAGACAACTTTGAATGGGCGGAAGGCTACGGCAAGCGGTTTGGGCTGGTGCACGTTGATTTCCACTCGCAGAAGCGGACTCTGAAGAACTCTGCTTATTGGTACCGAAACGTGATTCGCTCGAACGGCTTCTGA
- a CDS encoding endonuclease/exonuclease/phosphatase family protein has protein sequence MCLSLLAVVLWAVAASVQAQDQPHASRVMSFNIRFDEAEGYLSPKENSWISLSGKHRRDLVLQMVSDFDPDILCLQEPLMNQVQDIRRMLTKHGFYGVGRDDGKQTGEYCAILFRRSRFEPVDQGTFWLNEQADQPGSRYPKTCCARIASWIILNDLLAEGRELVVLNTHWDHQIQDSRLFSAVLIRKRLPELAGDRPILVMGDLNVPPENPAFTQLVTPTQENPLRLIDSYRSVYPLPEPIDEVRDQFRLRAEEGTFNNFKGWTYGNRIDFILHSKHFRTLEAGIVRFNKEGRYPSDHFPVTATLQLLTD, from the coding sequence ATGTGTCTCTCTTTGTTAGCCGTTGTTCTGTGGGCGGTTGCGGCTTCTGTGCAAGCCCAGGACCAGCCCCATGCAAGTCGAGTGATGTCGTTCAACATCCGCTTCGACGAGGCGGAGGGTTACTTGAGTCCCAAGGAGAACTCTTGGATCTCCCTGTCAGGCAAGCACCGTCGTGATTTGGTCTTGCAGATGGTTTCAGACTTCGACCCCGACATCCTCTGCCTTCAAGAACCGCTCATGAATCAAGTTCAAGACATTCGGAGGATGCTGACGAAGCACGGTTTCTACGGCGTGGGTAGGGACGATGGCAAGCAAACGGGCGAGTACTGCGCGATTCTGTTTCGTCGCTCGCGTTTCGAGCCGGTCGATCAGGGGACGTTCTGGCTGAATGAACAAGCGGATCAACCTGGTTCCCGTTACCCAAAGACTTGCTGCGCTAGAATCGCCTCTTGGATCATTCTCAATGACCTTCTTGCCGAAGGGCGCGAACTTGTCGTACTGAACACGCATTGGGATCATCAGATTCAAGACTCGCGCCTCTTCTCGGCAGTGCTGATTCGTAAGCGTCTGCCTGAACTGGCTGGAGATCGACCCATTCTGGTCATGGGCGATTTGAATGTCCCGCCAGAGAATCCGGCGTTCACGCAACTCGTTACTCCCACTCAAGAGAACCCTTTGCGATTGATCGACAGTTACCGGTCTGTTTACCCTTTGCCTGAGCCGATTGATGAGGTACGGGACCAGTTTCGCCTACGGGCCGAAGAAGGAACTTTCAATAACTTCAAAGGCTGGACTTACGGAAATCGAATCGACTTCATACTTCACTCGAAGCACTTCCGCACCCTCGAAGCAGGCATCGTGCGTTTCAACAAAGAGGGGCGTTACCCTTCTGATCATTTTCCAGTGACGGCAACCTTACAACTTCTCACAGATTGA
- a CDS encoding PEP-CTERM sorting domain-containing protein has translation MKRFSLFAAIALVAVLASSAQANLLDDGSFDDAMSGSTTSNSDWVLTINMPDGVDRAAQFQTGFANANNTGVGGTQAPGTGTGIWFRSFEGDQGNSGEPLAQADITQSVIAPADGDYTLSFRAGREVNHLSREFGVSLTSSGTGGSAMIDLNAAVIPDGNLGGAASGNPMGTPFSISLSGVTAGDVLTVSGFMVDGEDTVIPGGQSAFLDNFVLQVPEPTSAMLLSLGFVGFLGRRRKA, from the coding sequence ATGAAGCGATTCAGTCTGTTTGCCGCCATTGCTTTGGTGGCAGTATTAGCAAGTTCGGCACAGGCCAACTTGCTCGACGATGGTTCCTTCGACGACGCGATGAGTGGCTCGACCACAAGCAACAGCGACTGGGTGCTAACGATCAACATGCCGGACGGCGTCGATCGCGCCGCACAGTTTCAAACCGGTTTTGCAAATGCGAACAATACCGGTGTGGGAGGAACTCAAGCACCTGGGACTGGTACCGGCATTTGGTTCCGTTCATTTGAGGGTGATCAAGGAAACAGTGGCGAGCCACTCGCCCAAGCTGACATCACACAGAGCGTGATCGCACCGGCGGATGGCGATTACACGCTCTCCTTTCGTGCAGGTCGGGAAGTGAACCACCTCTCCAGAGAGTTTGGTGTTTCGTTGACCTCAAGCGGTACGGGCGGATCAGCCATGATCGATCTGAACGCCGCAGTCATCCCCGATGGTAACCTTGGCGGCGCTGCTTCAGGAAATCCCATGGGCACGCCGTTCTCCATTTCTCTTTCGGGTGTGACCGCTGGTGACGTGTTAACCGTTTCTGGTTTCATGGTCGATGGTGAGGACACGGTGATCCCAGGCGGGCAGTCTGCGTTCCTCGACAACTTCGTTCTTCAAGTCCCTGAGCCAACGAGCGCGATGCTGCTTAGCCTTGGTTTCGTAGGTTTCCTGGGTCGTCGTCGTAAGGCTTAA
- a CDS encoding PEP-CTERM sorting domain-containing protein (PEP-CTERM proteins occur, often in large numbers, in the proteomes of bacteria that also encode an exosortase, a predicted intramembrane cysteine proteinase. The presence of a PEP-CTERM domain at a protein's C-terminus predicts cleavage within the sorting domain, followed by covalent anchoring to some some component of the (usually Gram-negative) cell surface. Many PEP-CTERM proteins exhibit an unusual sequence composition that includes large numbers of potential glycosylation sites. Expression of one such protein has been shown restore the ability of a bacterium to form floc, a type of biofilm.) — protein MSYRFALIGTLLVLAIAPGSTLNAQTQANNHLGINGVNYNPFAIFANLAGTTVTPDPNAGNPHAAPTLSYVNDNEVILTETGIDHPSICQTNPGVCASDGGSLFESNGHFFVFSDDGGATPYDFQEENPFEISFDVNLATTNPLNRKGIGFYIDSDPGGNNVKTQFTAQTTNNLFGGTEPGQISVSSSTLIPNYSFTNNELVFYTAGDTLRLTMLYIPPERDGGGFISRGTLEYMIDTDPSSPGGEFTSGPLEIQTQTVNGVAIDGGLRDGTHIGFRMQVVADNIGLDDYTATFSNFSITDPTAVATADVDDDGDVDGTDFLMIQRADPGLIPQFQTDYGMSGLSVAATGAVPEPNTLVILGVGLALSGLVQRSRTPWLGKGS, from the coding sequence ATGAGTTATCGATTCGCATTAATTGGCACACTGCTCGTACTTGCAATCGCGCCAGGTTCGACGCTAAACGCGCAGACGCAAGCCAACAATCATCTGGGTATCAACGGCGTCAACTACAATCCGTTTGCCATTTTCGCGAATCTCGCGGGTACGACCGTCACGCCTGACCCTAACGCGGGGAATCCCCACGCCGCCCCGACACTGTCTTATGTCAATGACAATGAAGTGATTCTCACTGAAACCGGAATCGATCACCCTTCGATCTGTCAGACTAATCCAGGCGTTTGTGCCTCGGATGGGGGCTCATTGTTTGAGTCCAACGGACACTTTTTCGTCTTTTCCGATGATGGGGGGGCCACTCCCTACGACTTCCAAGAAGAAAACCCTTTCGAGATTAGCTTCGATGTGAATCTAGCAACGACTAATCCGCTCAATCGTAAGGGAATCGGTTTCTACATCGACTCCGATCCGGGTGGAAACAATGTCAAAACGCAATTCACCGCTCAAACGACAAACAACCTTTTTGGCGGCACTGAACCAGGGCAGATTAGCGTCTCGAGTTCGACGCTGATCCCCAATTATAGTTTTACCAACAACGAGCTAGTCTTTTACACCGCTGGCGACACCTTACGATTGACGATGCTTTACATTCCACCAGAGCGAGACGGTGGTGGATTTATTTCTCGGGGAACGCTCGAATACATGATCGATACAGATCCCAGCAGTCCAGGCGGGGAATTCACTTCTGGCCCTTTGGAAATCCAAACTCAGACAGTCAATGGCGTAGCAATCGACGGTGGTCTTCGCGACGGAACCCACATTGGCTTTCGCATGCAGGTGGTTGCCGACAACATTGGGCTCGATGATTACACCGCTACGTTTTCAAATTTTTCGATTACCGACCCAACGGCTGTAGCCACCGCGGATGTGGACGACGACGGTGATGTCGACGGCACTGACTTTTTGATGATTCAGCGAGCCGATCCGGGCCTGATTCCACAGTTTCAAACAGACTATGGGATGTCGGGACTTTCAGTCGCGGCGACCGGTGCTGTTCCCGAGCCAAACACTTTGGTCATCTTGGGCGTTGGATTGGCGCTTTCCGGACTGGTTCAACGATCACGAACGCCCTGGTTGGGCAAAGGTTCTTAG
- a CDS encoding DUF1559 domain-containing protein, with protein MNTTSLKTRTHNYHGFTLVELLVVIAIIGVLVGLLLPAVQAAREAARRSQCQNNLKQIGLAGLNFESARGHFPLGGTKNFPSFDAYFTGGKPNGPFKQGLGWAYQILPHLEQDNVAQTAASLHDGSAVKNAMRVLSETPVEMYNCPSRRGPTLSQPMAGAEWGGWTFYLMDYAAATAGPSRNEFVAGDYSAGNYDQLLANPGADKPALWDGCQGCGGDYPFVNNASALNTWGNAIFRGITQRCDWSQFAPDDPNAYSLGFTRKVSFEKIPDGSSNTLWIGEKRLIPSEYATGAGWDDRGWSDGWDWDVIRSTFWSMGPDAEEPAFNDQANPSSPVIGGGRSFGSAHAGGMNGVYGDGSVHFLNYEIDREIFNLLGNRADGEVTQID; from the coding sequence ATGAATACAACATCTCTAAAGACAAGAACGCATAATTATCATGGGTTCACGCTAGTCGAACTTCTTGTTGTTATTGCCATTATCGGAGTGCTTGTCGGATTGTTGTTGCCGGCAGTCCAGGCTGCACGAGAGGCTGCTCGACGTAGTCAGTGTCAGAATAATCTGAAGCAAATCGGTCTGGCAGGCCTCAACTTCGAGTCAGCAAGGGGGCATTTTCCCTTGGGGGGAACCAAAAACTTCCCCAGCTTCGACGCTTATTTTACAGGCGGTAAGCCGAACGGTCCGTTCAAGCAGGGGCTCGGTTGGGCCTATCAGATCCTGCCGCATCTCGAGCAAGATAATGTTGCGCAAACGGCTGCAAGTTTGCATGACGGGTCGGCTGTCAAGAATGCTATGCGTGTTCTCTCGGAGACGCCTGTTGAGATGTACAACTGTCCTTCAAGACGTGGCCCAACGCTAAGCCAACCGATGGCGGGGGCTGAGTGGGGCGGGTGGACTTTCTATCTAATGGACTACGCGGCCGCCACCGCAGGGCCTTCGCGAAACGAGTTTGTCGCTGGCGATTATTCCGCGGGTAACTACGATCAACTCTTGGCTAATCCTGGTGCCGACAAACCGGCCCTTTGGGATGGCTGCCAAGGGTGTGGGGGAGATTATCCTTTTGTTAACAACGCGTCAGCGCTAAACACCTGGGGCAATGCGATCTTCAGGGGCATTACTCAACGTTGCGATTGGTCGCAGTTTGCTCCCGATGATCCGAATGCGTATTCGCTGGGATTTACTCGAAAAGTCTCGTTCGAGAAAATTCCCGATGGTAGTAGCAATACCCTGTGGATTGGCGAAAAGCGGCTCATTCCTAGTGAGTATGCCACTGGGGCAGGGTGGGACGATCGAGGTTGGTCGGACGGCTGGGACTGGGACGTGATTCGCTCGACTTTTTGGTCAATGGGGCCGGATGCAGAGGAGCCCGCCTTCAACGATCAAGCTAACCCGTCATCTCCGGTGATCGGAGGAGGTCGGAGTTTCGGTTCAGCTCATGCGGGTGGAATGAATGGGGTCTACGGCGACGGATCCGTACATTTCTTGAACTACGAGATCGACCGCGAGATCTTTAATCTGCTGGGTAACCGGGCTGACGGTGAGGTGACTCAAATTGATTAG
- a CDS encoding PEP-CTERM sorting domain-containing protein (PEP-CTERM proteins occur, often in large numbers, in the proteomes of bacteria that also encode an exosortase, a predicted intramembrane cysteine proteinase. The presence of a PEP-CTERM domain at a protein's C-terminus predicts cleavage within the sorting domain, followed by covalent anchoring to some some component of the (usually Gram-negative) cell surface. Many PEP-CTERM proteins exhibit an unusual sequence composition that includes large numbers of potential glycosylation sites. Expression of one such protein has been shown restore the ability of a bacterium to form floc, a type of biofilm.) encodes MKPPFKLLLIAPFLIGHFCALDAAIAQQFEAARNDQIAKLQTYILDAIQPSGLVRDSLVLSGNSFHPATPDAAGFALLGLSSLDHLGTLQNADQHVIDILSAHTGNTPGVTPERSADGHFIHFMDIADGTDPPGWDDSYSPISSALIVAGAQFAKNHFSENQTIADLADELTNSIDFDAAIHPSLDGRIFLDMTKSGGGSGGAVRPWNEFMLVHSLALKQPNNNRALAVAGDWLDVNQITKRTYDGTPTLSDSQNNFAPAFWVQQMHFFNGDFRHNADFETYFENARIADEAYSTDVLGETFRYGLTAGVSPQGYNADRILNHPNNVFSPEAVAAWGDMDTFLDFYNSQYPTTDSRYRYGLVRESATQPTWVPNDTALVDHLFLLFGLVESIHPNFYADRVFAPYIAGDFDDDGMVAGADFLEWQQEIPAAYDSIDLSNWLANYGSGAYASGAFVSVPEPQTVWLLAVLLGLTLKKRRRIEAAARR; translated from the coding sequence ATGAAACCGCCCTTTAAACTACTGCTCATTGCCCCATTCCTGATTGGACACTTTTGCGCCCTGGACGCAGCTATTGCTCAGCAATTCGAAGCCGCCCGGAATGATCAAATAGCAAAACTCCAGACATACATCCTCGATGCCATCCAACCCTCCGGCTTGGTACGCGATTCCTTAGTTCTCAGCGGCAACAGCTTTCATCCGGCGACACCGGACGCTGCCGGCTTTGCGCTGCTCGGTCTGAGCTCTCTCGACCATCTCGGAACTCTGCAGAACGCCGATCAGCATGTCATCGACATTCTCTCCGCCCACACTGGCAACACCCCGGGCGTGACGCCTGAACGGTCGGCCGATGGCCACTTTATTCACTTCATGGACATCGCCGACGGAACCGACCCGCCTGGATGGGACGATTCCTACAGCCCCATCAGTTCAGCGCTCATTGTCGCTGGGGCGCAGTTCGCCAAGAATCACTTCTCCGAAAACCAAACAATTGCAGACCTTGCCGACGAACTGACCAACAGCATCGACTTCGACGCAGCTATCCATCCCAGCCTTGACGGGCGCATTTTCTTGGATATGACCAAGAGCGGTGGAGGCAGCGGCGGTGCGGTGAGACCATGGAATGAATTCATGCTTGTGCATAGCCTAGCACTCAAGCAACCCAACAACAATCGTGCCCTGGCTGTCGCGGGCGACTGGCTCGACGTGAATCAGATCACGAAACGCACCTATGATGGAACGCCCACACTGAGCGATTCGCAAAACAACTTTGCTCCGGCGTTTTGGGTGCAACAAATGCACTTCTTCAATGGCGACTTCCGTCACAACGCTGATTTCGAGACTTATTTCGAAAATGCACGCATCGCTGATGAGGCTTATTCTACGGACGTCCTTGGCGAAACTTTTCGTTATGGACTCACGGCGGGAGTCAGCCCCCAGGGGTACAACGCGGATCGAATCCTGAATCACCCAAACAATGTTTTTTCTCCCGAAGCTGTCGCTGCTTGGGGCGACATGGACACCTTCTTGGATTTCTATAACAGCCAGTACCCAACAACCGACTCACGGTATCGTTACGGTCTAGTACGAGAATCTGCGACTCAGCCAACGTGGGTCCCCAACGATACGGCACTCGTCGATCACCTGTTCTTGCTTTTTGGTCTCGTCGAAAGTATCCACCCCAACTTCTACGCGGATCGAGTCTTCGCCCCCTACATCGCGGGTGATTTTGATGATGATGGGATGGTTGCGGGAGCAGATTTTCTCGAATGGCAACAAGAAATACCAGCGGCCTACGACTCGATCGACCTGTCGAACTGGCTCGCCAACTACGGAAGTGGTGCCTATGCTTCAGGGGCTTTCGTGAGTGTCCCGGAGCCGCAAACCGTCTGGCTCTTAGCCGTTCTCTTGGGATTGACGCTCAAAAAGAGGCGGAGAATCGAAGCGGCGGCACGACGCTAG